One genomic region from Candidatus Eisenbacteria bacterium encodes:
- a CDS encoding universal stress protein — MRILIGVDDSRWSQAAIDWVKRIPWPAGTHVTVLSAVRPVVVAYSTADFPGTGAMVSPDWIEDQHKFHEEVAARCEKQIRDHGVQVSSRVMIGDPREALLTAAIQERADLIVVGSHGRTGLPKLIMGSVASHVVTHAPCSVVVARPADRP; from the coding sequence ATGAGAATTCTGATCGGAGTCGACGACTCTCGCTGGTCGCAGGCGGCCATCGATTGGGTGAAGCGAATTCCGTGGCCCGCAGGCACCCACGTCACGGTGCTGTCGGCGGTGCGCCCAGTGGTCGTCGCATACTCGACGGCCGATTTTCCGGGCACCGGCGCGATGGTGTCCCCGGACTGGATCGAGGATCAGCACAAGTTTCACGAGGAAGTGGCGGCGCGGTGCGAGAAACAGATCCGCGATCACGGGGTTCAGGTGAGTTCGAGGGTCATGATCGGCGACCCGAGGGAAGCGCTTCTTACCGCCGCGATCCAGGAACGGGCGGATCTGATCGTGGTCGGTTCGCACGGTCGCACCGGACTGCCGAAGCTCATCATGGGCAGCGTCGCGAGCCACGTGGTCACGCACGCGCCGTGCAGCGTGGTGGTCGCCCGGCCGGCAGATCGGCCGTAG